TCAACTCGGCGAGAAGCCGGGAGTCGTCGTCCCGGGAGAAGAACGTCGCGTCAACCCCGAAGGCCTCCGTGATGCGTTTCAATACTGAGACGGTGAGGGGGCGGACGTCGTGCTCGATCTGATTGACGTAGGAGGCAGACAGCTCCAACGTAGCCGCCAGGGAGGCCTGGCTCAGGTTCCGTTCACGACGCAGCTGGCGGAGCCGGGAGCCAACGTAGGTCTTAGGCATGGACCTATCTAACCATCGACGGAGGCCCCGCTGTGAAGGATTGCTAAAGAACTTCGCACGCCGATTTCCCCCTGTAAGGACATACTTACATCCAAAAGTATGACACCCTTTGGGGTGGTGCGGGAGGGGCCCCGGTGTGCCCCACGAGCTAGTGGGAAAAATCACATCAATCACGTATATGCGCCATCGACCGCGCCTTCGAGGCGCGCGAGGGCTGAGCGGCTCTTGGTGGGCCCTCAATGAGTAGGTGAAACTTCCCAGTGTTTCGTAAAGTTGAAACGACACTGGAGGTGCCATGACTATTCAAAACGCAGATCGCGACGCAATCCGTAACGGAAAAATTACTGAGCGGCCACTCCGTGAACGGCCGTCATTCCCCACGTGGGCGCTAAAGCTGGGTATGGCCGTTACGGGGCTGATCTTCGCCCTCTACGTCCTCGGCCACATGGTGGGCAATCTCAAAATCTTCATGCCGCTGCACGCAAACGGCGTAGCCCCGATCGACGATTACGCCCGGTTCCTGCGCTCCATGGGTGAGCCCCTGTTCCCCCACGAGAGTTTGTTGTGGATCATCCGGCTTGTGCTGCTGGCCAGCCTTTTTCTCCACGTTTACGGCGCCTTCGCGCTGCGCGCCCGGTCCACTCGGTCGCGCGGCAAGTTCAAGCGGACGGGCCTGATGGGTGGTTGGCAGTCCACCGCAACGCGTTCCATGCTCGTCACCGGTGTGATCCTGCTGCTGTTCGTGATCTTCCACATTCTGGACCTCACGGTGGGCCAGGTCGTCGCCTCCGACGAATTCGTGCACGGCGCGGTGCGCAACAACCTGCTGGCCACCTTCGCGCCCGAACGCTGGTGGGTTGCCTTGGTCTACATCGTGGCCAACCTGGCGTTGCTGCTGCACCTCACCCACGGCATTTACCTGGCCGTGTCTGACCTGGGCTGGCTGGGCAAGCGAGGCCACGCCATCATGGTGGTCCTCGCGTACATCCTCCCCGGAATGGTCGTCTTGGGCAACGTCATCATGCCGCTTGCGCTCACGCTCGGCTGGGTTCCCGGCTTTTCCAGGTAACGGCTGATTAGGAGAAGAATTACATGACTACCGCTCAAACCCCCCAAGCCTTCCGCCAGCCGGCCTCAATCGTGCCGGGTGTCACTCCTGGTCGCATCCTGGACAGCGCGGAACCGGACCGTACCAAGGTCCGTATGAAGGACATGTGGGAGTACCAAAAAGACCACATGAACTTGGTCTCCCCCCTCAACCGTCGGAAGTTCACCGTCCTTGTTGTCGGCACCGGTCTGTCTGGTGGTGCGGCTGCGGCTGCATTAGGGGAACTTGGCTACAACGTCAAGGTGTACACCTACCACGACGCCCCGCGCCGCGCGCACTCGATCGCTGCCCAGGGTGGCGTGAACTCCGCCCGCGGCAAGAAGGTCGACAACGACGGCGCTTACCGCCACGTGAAAGACACGGTCAAGGGCGGCGACTACCGCTGCCGCGAGTCCGATTGCTGGCGCCTAGCCGTCGAATCCGTTCGCGTGATCGACCACATGAACGCGATTGGTGCGCCTTTCGCCCGCGAATACGGCGGAACCCTGGCCACCCGCTCCTTCGGCGGTGTTCAGGTCTCCCGCACGTACTACACGCGCGGTCAAACGGGCCAGCAGCTCCAGCTATCGACAGCCTCGGCCCTCCAGCGCCAGATCCACCTAGGCAACGTCGAGATTTTCACCCACCACGATTTGCTGGATCTCATCGTCGCCGAGAAGGATGGCAAGAAGCACTGCCACGGCATTGTCACCCGCAACCTGATCAATGGTGAGATCACGCCGTTCACGGGGCATGCAGTCATCTTGGCGACGGGTGGCTACGGCAACGTCTATCACAAGACGACTTTGGCGAAGAACTCCAACTCCTCCGCCATGATGCGTGCCTACGAGCGCGGTGCCTACCTCGCCTCGCCCTGCTTCATTCAGTTCCACCCGACCGGCCTTCCGGTCAATGCGAAGTGGCAGGCGAAGACGACCCTGATGTCCGAGTCGCTGCGTAACGACGGCCGCATCTGGACGCCGAAGGAAAAGGGCGACGACCGCAACCCGAACGAGATTCCCGAGGAGGAGCGCGACTACTTCTTGGAGCGTCGCTACCCCGCCTTCGGCAACCTCGTTCCTCGCGACGTTGCGTCCCGCGCGATCTCGCAGCAGCTCAACGCTGGTTACGGCGTGGGCCCGCTGCACAACTCGGCCTACCTCGACTTCTCCGACGCGATCGCCCGCCTCGGCGTGGATACGATCCGCGAGCGCTACTCCAACCTGTTCGAAATGTACGAAGACTCCACCGGCGAGGATCCGTACAAGGCGCCGATGCGCATCGCCCCGACCGTGCACTTCACCATGGGTGGCCTGTGGACGGACTTCAACGAGATGACGTCTATTGATGGCCTCTTCGCTGCCGGCGAGGCATCCTGGACGTACCACGGCGCAAACCGCCTGGGTGCAAACTCGCTGCTGTCGGCGTCGGTTGACGGCTGGTTCACCCTGCCGTTCACCATCCCGAACTACCTGGCCAACCACCTGGGTGAGCCGCTTCCCGCGGTCGACTCCCCGGAGGCCCTCGCTGCCGTGGAGCGCGCCCAGGCGATGGTCACCCGCATCATGAACGTGCGAGGCCCGCAGCCTCACGGCCCGGAATACTTCCACGAACAGCTCGGCGAAATTCTCTACGAGCACTGCGGCGTCGCCCGCACGGTGGAGGGGCTCGAAGAGGGCATCCGGAAGATCCGCGCGCTGCGCGAGGACTTCTGGGCCAACATCTTAGTGCCCGGTTCGTCCGAGGACATGAACCAGACCCTCGAGGCCGCGATCCGCCTGGTTGACTACATCAACCTGGGTGAGTTGATGTGCGTCGATGCCCTCGACCGCGATGAGTCGTGCGGCGCCCACTACCGCGCCGACCACCTCACCGAGGATGGTGAGGCGGAGCGTGACGACGAGAACTGGTGCTTCGTCTCCGCCTGGGAGCCGGCCGGTGACGGGCAGTTCGTCCGCCACGCCGAGCCCCTGTTCTTCGATTCGATTCCTCTGATGGCAAGGAACTACAAGTAATGAAACTGACACTTGAGATCTGGCGTCAGGCCGGACCCGATACAGAAGGCAGCTACGAAACCGTCGAGGTCGACGATGCCGTCGAGCAGATGTCCATCCTCGAGCTCCTCGACCATGTCAACAACCGTTACGTGGAGGAGGGCAAGGAGCCTTTCGTCTTCTCCTCGGACTGCCGCGAAGGGATCTGCGGAACCTGCGGTGTGAACGTCAACGGCCGCCCGCACGGTGCCGCAGAAAACACCACCGCCTGCCTCCAGCGCCTATTCAATTACAAAGATGGCGACACGCTGAAGATTGAGCCGTTCCGCTCGGGCGCCTTCCCCGTGATCAAGGACCTCGCGGTGGACCGCTCCGCGCTGGACCGCGTGATGCAGCAGGGTGGTTACATCTCCGTCCACGCTGGCACGGCCCCCGACGCCGATACGCTTCACGTCAATCACCACGACGCAGAGCTAGCACTCGATTACGCCGCGTGCATCGGCTGTGGCGCCTGTGTTGCGGCGTGCCCGAACGGCGCCGCCCACCTGTTCACCGGTGCTAAGCTGAAGCACCTGAAGCTGCTGCCGCTTGGCAAAGAAGAGCGTGGCAAGCGTGCTCGCCAGATGGTCGACGAGTTGGAAACTAACTTCGGTCACTGCAGCCTCTATGGCGAGTGCGCGGATGTCTGCCCCGCCGGCATTCCGCTGGACGCCGTCGCGGCCATCAACGCCGAGCGCGCTCGCGCAGCGTTCCGCGGGAACGACAACTAGTACGAGGATCACGAGGAAAAGAGCGAAGCAATGGGCAACTCCAACCATATCGTGGCGGATATCCGTTCCGAGTCCTTTCCCAACTACGAGGCACGTATCGAGGACGCGTACGTCGAGGGCTACGACCCCGTCTCGCTGGGTGCCCCACACTCCTCCCTGCAGACGTACTCACTATGGATCGGGATGGGCCTCATCCTCTCGGCGCTCTTCGGAATCGGCCTCGCCGTGTGGGGCGGCGCGGCACACTTCTACGGCTCCGGTTCTCAGGTGGACCTGAGCAACCGGTTGTTTGTCCTGGGTCTAGCCGAGGCAATCATCACTCTCGCGGTCGGCGCGCTCCTCATCTCTCGGTCGCGCAGAGCGTACAAGGAGTACCGCACCCGAACTGGGCGCATCAACTAAGCGTCCGCACCAATGGCAGCCGACGCGAGCTCTCTCCCTACGCCCAGCGATGAGGCGGGCAGGCGCGCGACCCTGCGGAGATACAAGATCGCCGTCACCGCCCTCCTCGGGGTCATGGCGGCGATTTTCCTTACCTGCTCCTGGCTCGAGTCGCAGGGCCACGAACACTGGGCGATTGGGTTGATCCGGGCCGGAGCGGAAGCGGGGATGGTGGGTGGCCTCGCGGACTGGTTTGCGGTCACCGCGCTCTTCCGCCACCCGATGCGCATTCCGATCCCCCACACGGCCATCATTCCGCGCAAGAAGGACCAGGTGGCCGGGGCGCTTAGCGACTTCGTCTCCGAGAACTTTCTCAACGCTCAGACGATCACAGACAAGGTCATGCAGGCGGACGTTCCACGCCGAGTGGGCGCGTGGTTGGCAAAGCCCGATAACGCCACGTTTGTGTCGGAGCAGGCGGGAGGCATCGCCACGCGGATGATCACGGGGATAAGCGCGGACGACGCCGAGCGGTTCATTCGTTCCCAGGTGCTGGATCGCGTGGCTGAACCGGAGTGGGGCCCACCGCTCGGCCGGGCGCTCGAGGGACTCGTCGAGGACGGAAAGGTCGATCCACTTGTCGACGAGGCGATTTCCTGGGCGCGCCGCAAGGTCGGGGAGATGGAGTCGACGGTTGTCGAGATGATCGACGAGCGGATGCCGCGGTGGGCGCCACGCTTCGCCAAGGAACTCGTGGGTGAGCGCGTGTACCGCGAGCTCGCCGACTTCGCGTGGGAGGTCGATACCAACCCCGACCACGAAGCCCGCCAGGCGATTCGGCGGCAGCTGGCTCAGTTCGCCGACGATCTGCAGCACGACCCCGACATGATCGCGCGCGTCGAGGGTGTCAAGGCGGATGTCATGAATTCGCGCGCGGTGAGTGCCACGGCTGCGGGGGCCTGGGAGCAGGTTTCGAGCTCGCTTCTCGACGCCGCACAGGACCCGCAGTCGGCCTTGCGCCAAAAAATCGCCTCGCTTTGCCTGGAGTGGGGAAACAAGCTGGTGAAGGATGAGCAGGTCCGCGCCGCGGCGGAGAAAAACCTGCGGCGGGCCACGCGTTTCCTCGCCGACAATGGTGCCGATGAAATCGTCGGGATCATCTCGGAGACGATCAGGCGCTGGGACGGCGTGGAAGCCAGCGAGAAGATCGAGCTCATGGTGGGAAAAGATCTGCAGTTCATCCGCCTCAACGGCACCATCGTTGGTGCACTCGCCGGGATGGCTATCTACACTGTTTCTCTGCTGCTGTTTTCCTAAAGCTACTTCCTAAGCTACAAGGTGGGATCCCCTAATGATTTCTGGCTCCGTCGCTTCGATCCTGGCCGTGCCGGGCATCGTGCGTACTCTGCTCTTCCTCGCCGTCGGGATTGCCGGTGTCGTCGGGGCGGTTCTGGCGGCCACGACGAGGGAGGACGCCTTCGCCGCGGGGAATCGCCAGAGCAAGTGGGCGTGGGTAGCCATCCTCGCCGTCGGCGCGGGCGTGTGCCTCTTGCGGTTCCCCTTTGTATCCTGGTTCGGCGCCGTCGCGATTGGCCTGTACTACCTTGATGTCCGGCCGCAGCTCAACAACATCCTGCGCGGCAATTCGGGCTGGTAGACGTGAACAATGTGGAGTGGCTGGCCACCAGGACGGGTTTGTCTCTTCTGGGTGAATCCGAGCCCTTCCCCGAGCCCTCGCCACGCCACCGGATGGGCGTGGTCGTGGAGCCCACGCACATCGGCACGGCTAGGCGCCGGGGGCTGCCGGTGTTCGCGGTAGTTGGGTGGCCGACGGGCCGCCACCACAGCGTGATCAAGGCGGCCGAGGCGCGGCTCGCGGTCGAGGCGGGTGCGTCGGAAGTGTGGCTCGCCCTCGATCCCGCGGTCACGGAGAGGAACGCGCTCTTAGCGGACATTGTCGCGGTGCGCCAGGCGGTCGAGGACCCGGCGCGGCTCGGGGTTGTCGTCACCGGGGACGCAGCCGTGTGGGCTGCAGAGCGGGCCGGAGCGGACCGCCTCGTGGTGTCGTCTGGTCAGTCGGTCCCGCAGTCGCGGCTCGACGTCGTGGTGCTCGGGGTCGAGGACAGCCCGGAGGCTGTAATCGAGGCGCTTGAGGCCGGCGCCACGGGCGTCTTTACGGCAGTGAATCTCCCAAGCTGCTGAGGTCTACGTTCTGGCCGGTGAGGGTCGCGCGGAGGCCGCCATCGACGGGGGTAAGGTCGGTGATCTGCAGTTCTCCGGTGGCGATCGAGCCCACCTGCTCGCGCAGGATGTCAGTCAGCACGGAGGCGGCGGACTGAGGCAAGGCGACGCCGAACAGCGAGCTCGAAGGTGCTTCAAATGTGAGCTCGCCGTTGTCCACCACGGGGCGGAGGTCGATGCCGGCCAGCCCGTTGCTCAGGCTGATCGTGAACGTCCCCTCAGAGGGGTTGGAATGGACGCCCGAGACGCTTACGATGCCGCCGAGAAGAGAAGCGGCGGTGCCTCCCGTCTCGTTGAGGGTATGGCTGAGCTGCTGCTGAAGCTGGGCGCGCAGGAAATCGTCGGGAAGTTCGGCTGAGGCGGTGAGGTCGTCGGCGACGTGGGTTCTCAGGTGGAGCCTGGTGACGTCGACAGTCGTGGCCGGCTGGCCCGCGGTGTTGTCGCCGTTGACCGCGAGCGTTGAGGGGAGGTACAGCGAGACGTGGGGGAGCGCTCCACCGAGCAAGCCGAGGGTGACGGGCGTGGAGCCGAAGGAAACCTCGGGCTCTGCTTCCTGGGACACCTCCCCCCGGATCTGGCTCGCGATGTAATTGCGTAATCCGATCTCAGCTGCGAGCAGGAGCACAAGCGCAACGGCGAGCGTGCCGGCGATCACCTTCCAGGCTGTCTTCATGGGTGCATCATACGTGCGGGGCCACGGCTTCCCAACCGATAGTGAGCAGATTATCCCGAAGCTGGCGCCGCGGTACCTGAATCGGCCAGCCGGCCGCGGCCAGCTCCACCCTGGCGTGCGCCCAGCGCACCCGCGGGCCGTGCGGAGCCCATGCCGCGGCGTGGTCCCAGGCTGAGTCGGCGGCCGCGAGCAGGTCGTGGATGGGTTCGCCTGGAACGTTGCGGTGAATCAGGGCCTTCGGCAGCCGCTCCGCCAGGGCGGAAGGTTTCTCGACGGCCCAGGGGTCCCACGCGAGGGTGAGGGTGAGCGGGCCGGTGGCGTCGAGAAGTAGCCATGATGCGAGGCGTCCCACTTCGTCGCAGGTGCCCTCGATGAAAACTCCGCCGGGGGCGAGGCGCTGCGTCACGGTCTGCCATGCCTCTTCAACGTCCGAGACGTCATACTGGCGCAGCACGTTGAAGGCGCGGACGAGATGGGGCCGGTAGCCTGCGAGCTCAAACCCGCCGAGCTCGAAGCGCACGCCGTTACGGGGCGCAAGGACGCGCTCGGGGGCGATCTCGAGGCCGACCACCTCCGTCGACGGGTTGACCTGGCGCAGCCAGCGGGCCCACTCGACGGTGGTGGTGTGGGAGGCTCCGTAGCCGCAATCGACGGCGAGGGGCTGGGGCGAAGACCGCAGCAGTTCCTGGATGCGCGGGTGGTACCGGGTCCAGCGGTCGGAGCGGCGCAGCCTGTTAACGCCCGTCGTGCCCCGCGTGATCACCCCAAACGGCTTGCCCGGGCCGCGTTTCGCCCGGAGGTTATGGGCATGGTCGGGCACTGCGCGCAGTTAGAGGTTCTCAGAAATCCACTGTTCGGTGAGCTTCGCCTCGTTGGCGAAGATCTCCTCGAGCGCTTCGCCGACCTTCGGCTCCAACGCGGCACCCATGAAGGGGATGTTGACCTTGGCTTCGTTGTCGTAAGCGAGGGAGGTGACATCACCTTCTCCGCTCAGCGCGATGTCGCCGGAGAAGTCGACCGGGGTTCCCTTCACGTCGCCGGTGTAGGACAGTGTGGCCTTGTCGCCGTCGAGCGCGCCGATGGTGACCACGCGTTTCAGCTTCAGATCCTGCGAAATCATCGCTTGGGCTGCCTCGGGGAGGATGGACTTGGGCAGGACCTCGAAAAGGGTCGCGGTGTCGCCGGTGAAGTCGTGCAGCTGACCCGGCTCGGGGGAAAGCTTCTCGGCGATGAACTCCCAGTACTCCTTCGTGCTCAACGCCTGGTGCACCTTCTGCGCCGAGTGGTTGATGGTCACGGTGGTTTCACTGTGTGCAGTCATGGGCTACAGACTACCGTTGAACGCGTGCCTACATCACGTTTCGCCTCCCTGACTACACTGCGCGTGGGCGGGAGCCCGCGCGAGATCATCCGCTGTACCAGCGCCGATGAGTTAGCCGCCACCGTGGAGCGGCTCGACCGGGAGGGCCGAGAACTCCTCGTCGTGGGGGGCGGTTCCAACCTCGTCGTAGCGGAGGGGGACCTCGACCTCACCGCGGTCATCGCCGGCAACGAGGGCGTGTGGCTTAACGACGCCACCCTGCGCATCGGTGCCGGAACCGTGTGGGACGACGTCGTGGCTTTCGCCGTCGACCACGGGTTGGGGGGAATCGAGGCGCTCTCCGGAATTCCCGGCTCGGCGGGTGCCACCCCCGTGCAGAACGTGGGTGCGTACGGGTCGGAAATATCGGACGTGCTCACCCGGGTGCGGTTGTGGAACCGTCAGACGCTGGCGGACGAGTGGGTGCCCGCGGAGTCGCTCGAACTGGGGTACCGCTCCTCCAACCTGAAGTTCACCGGGCGGGCCGTCGTACTCGAGCTGGAGATCGAGCTGGAGAAAACGGATCTGTCGATCCCGCTGCGCCACCTCGGGGGTGAGCGCGTCCCGCTTGCTGACGCCCGCGCCTCGGTCCTGGAGACGCGCCGTGCGAAGGGGATGGTGCTCGACGAGGCCGACCACGACACGTGGTCGGCGGGTTCCTTCTTTACTAATCCCATCGTCCCAGCGGAGATTGCCGACGCGATCGGGGAGAAGAGCATGCCCCGCTTCCCCCAACCCGATGGGCGGGTGAAGCTTTCTGCAGCCTGGCTCATCGAGCATGCGGGCTTCCCCCGCGGCTACCCCGGCGAGGGCGCGGCCGCTCGCTTGTCGACGAAACACACGCTCGCCCTCACCAACCGGGGGTCGGCGACGGCGGATGACATTGCGGAGTTGGCTCGGTCGGTGCGTGGTGGCGTCGAGAAGCGGTATGGCGTAGCGCTGGAGCCCGAACCCGTGTGGGTGGGCCTGAGCCTCTAGTTAGCCTCTAACCGCTCGATGAGGTCGCTCTGCACTTCGCGGCGGCGGATCTTCCCCAGCGGATCGCGGGCGAGCTCCTCGAAGTGGTAGAAGGTGCGCGGCACCTTGTAGCGCGTGAGGCGCTCCCGGGCGAAGTCCTTCAGCGAATCGGGGTCCAGGGGGGCGCCCTCGGCAAGGGTGACGCAGGCAACGACATCTTCTGAACCGTCGGAGCGAGGGCGGCCCACCACGGCGACGTCGACGACGTCGGGGTGCTGGCGGATAACGTCTTCGACCTCCTGGGGGTAGACGTTGAAACCACCTGTGATGATGAGCTCCTTGATGCGCGAGACGAGCTTAATAAATCCGTCGTCCTCCATCACGCCCATGTCACCGGTGCGGAACCACCCGTCGTGGAACGCGGCCCGGGTGGCATCCTCGTTGCCCAGGTAGCCGGAGAAGACCTGGGGGCCCCGGGCCAGAAGCTCGCCCGCCTCTCCGGCGGGCATGTCCTCGTCCGGATTCTCGGGGTTCGCGATGCGGATCTCGGTGTCGGGAAAAGGGATGCCGATGTAACCGGGCCGACGGCTCGAGCTCTGCGGGTTGCCAACCAGAATCGGAGAGGCCTCCGTCAGACCGTAACCCTCCACGAGATGTCCACCAGTCAAAGCCTCCCACTCGTCGATGACCTGGGCCGGCAGCGATGAAGCACCTGCGAACCCCGTCGTGATGTCGGAGAGGTCGGCCCCGGTTTCCTTCGCGCTGTCCACGATGCGTTCAAAAAGAGTGGGCACCCCGGGAATGAAGGTCGGCTTGTACTTCTTGATGGCGGACATGACCAAGTTGATCTGGGGAGCGGGC
The nucleotide sequence above comes from Corynebacterium capitovis DSM 44611. Encoded proteins:
- a CDS encoding succinate dehydrogenase cytochrome b subunit, encoding MTIQNADRDAIRNGKITERPLRERPSFPTWALKLGMAVTGLIFALYVLGHMVGNLKIFMPLHANGVAPIDDYARFLRSMGEPLFPHESLLWIIRLVLLASLFLHVYGAFALRARSTRSRGKFKRTGLMGGWQSTATRSMLVTGVILLLFVIFHILDLTVGQVVASDEFVHGAVRNNLLATFAPERWWVALVYIVANLALLLHLTHGIYLAVSDLGWLGKRGHAIMVVLAYILPGMVVLGNVIMPLALTLGWVPGFSR
- a CDS encoding fumarate reductase/succinate dehydrogenase flavoprotein subunit, which gives rise to MTTAQTPQAFRQPASIVPGVTPGRILDSAEPDRTKVRMKDMWEYQKDHMNLVSPLNRRKFTVLVVGTGLSGGAAAAALGELGYNVKVYTYHDAPRRAHSIAAQGGVNSARGKKVDNDGAYRHVKDTVKGGDYRCRESDCWRLAVESVRVIDHMNAIGAPFAREYGGTLATRSFGGVQVSRTYYTRGQTGQQLQLSTASALQRQIHLGNVEIFTHHDLLDLIVAEKDGKKHCHGIVTRNLINGEITPFTGHAVILATGGYGNVYHKTTLAKNSNSSAMMRAYERGAYLASPCFIQFHPTGLPVNAKWQAKTTLMSESLRNDGRIWTPKEKGDDRNPNEIPEEERDYFLERRYPAFGNLVPRDVASRAISQQLNAGYGVGPLHNSAYLDFSDAIARLGVDTIRERYSNLFEMYEDSTGEDPYKAPMRIAPTVHFTMGGLWTDFNEMTSIDGLFAAGEASWTYHGANRLGANSLLSASVDGWFTLPFTIPNYLANHLGEPLPAVDSPEALAAVERAQAMVTRIMNVRGPQPHGPEYFHEQLGEILYEHCGVARTVEGLEEGIRKIRALREDFWANILVPGSSEDMNQTLEAAIRLVDYINLGELMCVDALDRDESCGAHYRADHLTEDGEAERDDENWCFVSAWEPAGDGQFVRHAEPLFFDSIPLMARNYK
- a CDS encoding succinate dehydrogenase/fumarate reductase iron-sulfur subunit is translated as MKLTLEIWRQAGPDTEGSYETVEVDDAVEQMSILELLDHVNNRYVEEGKEPFVFSSDCREGICGTCGVNVNGRPHGAAENTTACLQRLFNYKDGDTLKIEPFRSGAFPVIKDLAVDRSALDRVMQQGGYISVHAGTAPDADTLHVNHHDAELALDYAACIGCGACVAACPNGAAHLFTGAKLKHLKLLPLGKEERGKRARQMVDELETNFGHCSLYGECADVCPAGIPLDAVAAINAERARAAFRGNDN
- a CDS encoding DUF445 domain-containing protein; this translates as MAADASSLPTPSDEAGRRATLRRYKIAVTALLGVMAAIFLTCSWLESQGHEHWAIGLIRAGAEAGMVGGLADWFAVTALFRHPMRIPIPHTAIIPRKKDQVAGALSDFVSENFLNAQTITDKVMQADVPRRVGAWLAKPDNATFVSEQAGGIATRMITGISADDAERFIRSQVLDRVAEPEWGPPLGRALEGLVEDGKVDPLVDEAISWARRKVGEMESTVVEMIDERMPRWAPRFAKELVGERVYRELADFAWEVDTNPDHEARQAIRRQLAQFADDLQHDPDMIARVEGVKADVMNSRAVSATAAGAWEQVSSSLLDAAQDPQSALRQKIASLCLEWGNKLVKDEQVRAAAEKNLRRATRFLADNGADEIVGIISETIRRWDGVEASEKIELMVGKDLQFIRLNGTIVGALAGMAIYTVSLLLFS
- a CDS encoding DUF2516 family protein, whose protein sequence is MISGSVASILAVPGIVRTLLFLAVGIAGVVGAVLAATTREDAFAAGNRQSKWAWVAILAVGAGVCLLRFPFVSWFGAVAIGLYYLDVRPQLNNILRGNSGW
- a CDS encoding LmeA family phospholipid-binding protein, which translates into the protein MKTAWKVIAGTLAVALVLLLAAEIGLRNYIASQIRGEVSQEAEPEVSFGSTPVTLGLLGGALPHVSLYLPSTLAVNGDNTAGQPATTVDVTRLHLRTHVADDLTASAELPDDFLRAQLQQQLSHTLNETGGTAASLLGGIVSVSGVHSNPSEGTFTISLSNGLAGIDLRPVVDNGELTFEAPSSSLFGVALPQSAASVLTDILREQVGSIATGELQITDLTPVDGGLRATLTGQNVDLSSLGDSLP
- a CDS encoding class I SAM-dependent methyltransferase; its protein translation is MPDHAHNLRAKRGPGKPFGVITRGTTGVNRLRRSDRWTRYHPRIQELLRSSPQPLAVDCGYGASHTTTVEWARWLRQVNPSTEVVGLEIAPERVLAPRNGVRFELGGFELAGYRPHLVRAFNVLRQYDVSDVEEAWQTVTQRLAPGGVFIEGTCDEVGRLASWLLLDATGPLTLTLAWDPWAVEKPSALAERLPKALIHRNVPGEPIHDLLAAADSAWDHAAAWAPHGPRVRWAHARVELAAAGWPIQVPRRQLRDNLLTIGWEAVAPHV
- a CDS encoding DUF2505 domain-containing protein, translated to MTAHSETTVTINHSAQKVHQALSTKEYWEFIAEKLSPEPGQLHDFTGDTATLFEVLPKSILPEAAQAMISQDLKLKRVVTIGALDGDKATLSYTGDVKGTPVDFSGDIALSGEGDVTSLAYDNEAKVNIPFMGAALEPKVGEALEEIFANEAKLTEQWISENL
- a CDS encoding UDP-N-acetylmuramate dehydrogenase — translated: MPTSRFASLTTLRVGGSPREIIRCTSADELAATVERLDREGRELLVVGGGSNLVVAEGDLDLTAVIAGNEGVWLNDATLRIGAGTVWDDVVAFAVDHGLGGIEALSGIPGSAGATPVQNVGAYGSEISDVLTRVRLWNRQTLADEWVPAESLELGYRSSNLKFTGRAVVLELEIELEKTDLSIPLRHLGGERVPLADARASVLETRRAKGMVLDEADHDTWSAGSFFTNPIVPAEIADAIGEKSMPRFPQPDGRVKLSAAWLIEHAGFPRGYPGEGAAARLSTKHTLALTNRGSATADDIAELARSVRGGVEKRYGVALEPEPVWVGLSL